In Moorena sp. SIOASIH, the sequence GGACTAAAAATTTGATCTAAAGTTTCGTGAAAAGACACGTGATGTAATTGCCATAAATCGATAGAATCAGTTTGAAGGCGTTTAAGCGATCGCTCTAACTCTCGCCAAGCCCCATCTCGATCTCGTTGTGCTGTTTTTGTTGCTAAAAATAGATTAGATCTATAAGGGGGTAATACCTTACCCATATAGTTTTCGCTGGGGCCATAACTAGCTGCCGTATCAAAATAACGAATTCCAAACTGTAACGCCGCTTCAATTTGGGCGACAGCATCAGCTTCTCGATTCATCTTCGACAAAGGCGTTTGTCCTGCACCTCCCAAGCCAAAGATTGGAACTTTCACCCCCGTTTTCCCTAACACTCTTTCTGGCATTGTAGCTGCTGTTGGCAGTTGAATAGCTGCTTTTGCTGACAGTTGAGACTGCTGTTGATGCCATGCTGCACTTCCAACAATACCACCCGCAGCAGCAACACTGGTCACGATAAACTTACGTCGAGTTGTTTTGGGTGTCATCGCTCGCCTATTCTACATTAGCTTCGCCCATATTTTAGCGTGGTTTCTGCAACCTAAGCATTCAGCTGAATGCTTAGGTATTAACGTTACGGAAATTACCTCGATGTTGAGTCTAGACGAATCAGATATTATCTTCTATAATAGCTGTCTATCTGTATGTTTATTCGAGAAGTTAAGATGACTTCACCGACTGCAACAATACTGCTGTATTGTCCCGATCAACAAGGACTTGTGGCCAAGATTGCTAACTTGATATATTCCAATGGTGGAAACATTATCCACGCCGATAAACATACAGATTTGGCAACTGGAATTAAATCAGAAAAAAAAAACTTAAACTCTTGTCCATGTTTTGATGCAGCACCTCCCTATCAGCGACTGCATTGCTTTATGATAACACTAAAAACTCCTCGGATATATTGACACTGTTCCCTATTCCCTATTCCCTGTTCCCTTTTTATATTAATCTTATGTTTACCTATCAAATAAAAATACTATATACTCAAAGTATCTGACGGAATTTTAGATGGACTTTAACTCAGGGCGTCAAGGGTTTTACACAGAAACAAATCAGCCAGATGACCAAATTCATTTGGCAAAAGCAGCGCTTTATATCGCTCAGGAAGAATACCCGGATCTGGCTATTGATGATTACCTAAATGCCTTAGATGTGATGGCATCTGAAGTAGAGGAGCGTTTGCCGGAGCAACGCTATCCCCTGCGAGTGATTAAAACTCTGAATCAGTATTTATATGATGACCTAGGATATTCGGGTAATAGGAGTGATTACTATGATCCCCGTAATAGTTTTCTCAATCAGGTCATTGATCGGCGCACAGGTATTCCGATTAGCCTTTCGGTGGTATACCTGGAAGTGGCTCGACGCCTTGATTTTCCTATGGTTGGTATTGGGATGCCAGGGCATTTCCTAATTCGCCCACAGTTTGAACAGGTGGGGATCTTTGTAGATGCTTTCGATGGCGGTGAGATTTTATTTCAACAAGACTGCGAGGAACGACTAACCCAAATTTATGGTCATCCGGTAACCCTACAACCACGTTTCCTAGCACCGGTTAGTAATCGGCAGCTGTTGGCACGGATGCTCATGAATCTTAAATTAATTTATCTCAATCGCCACGACTTACCTAGAGCGCTAGCCGCAGTTGAGCGCATGTTGTTATTGTTTCCTAATACACCGGTAGAACTCCGGGATCGGGGGCTGATTTACTCCGAGTTGGGATATTTATCACAAGCATGCCAGGATTTGGAACATTATTTGGCAATCTTGCCCCAAGCTGAGGATGCTGATATCATTCGTCGGTTACTTGAACAGATTGCAAATAGGTAAAGGCTTCTATGCATGGGCTTGACTAATCACCAATGCCTAATCCCTAATCCCTAATGACTACACTCACGTCGGTAAATCTCCTCTGCTACTAACTTAAGGCGTCTGAGTTGGGCTTTCATATCATTCTGAGTCCATTGGGCAGCAAAGCTGTTGAATCCCCAGCTAACGATGGGGTTGGGAATTTCAAATTCAAAACGGTTGACCAAACGGGTGCCTTGTTCAGCTGGCTGACACTCCCAGCGGTCTCGTCCTTTGAAAAAACCCTGGAACTGCCAAACCACTAACCCTGGCTTGCGGTCGATAACCACACTCTTGAGAGTGGGCTGCAACCAGGGAATGTTAATAATAAACCGCGAGCGACTCCCGACATCAGTACTCCACTGTCCCACTGATTCACAACGCAAAATCGGGTTGAGCCAGCGATGCATTAAGCTCTGGTCAGTGATACAGCGCTCGACAATGGTGGCGCTCGCATTAATTTTAATGGATTGTTCAAAAATTTGGGCGTTTTGCATGTAAAATTTCGACATTATTGGACTATCTTGATTACGGTGGCAGCTAGCCACACTACCAGACCACTAGAGTTGTGAGGAGGAAAAATTAATCAAGACTTGATTTTTGTACATCAATTGGCTCTAAATATAAGGGTTACGTCTTGAGTGACTGACAAACCTACCAAAAAATCTTTCAGCTCCCGAGTGTCCGACGTCACATCGGGGGAAATGCCGATTCAACACTCCATCAAGTTACCCAGCCTAATTTAGGGAGTAAGACCCCCTAAGCTAACTAGTTGACTGCGTCGGCAACTATGGGTAAATTCTATCAGCACTCCTGGGTCAAGATTTGTCAGTTAGGCAAGATAAAGCCACATCTGTGGAAAATTTGAGGAGTAAAACGTTCTCCATGAACATCTCAACCTTTACTTTTAAATGTTCTCGTCGTACCTTCTGCTCAAGGTTCTTTTCAGTCAGCACCCTCCTCTGAAGAGACCAGGCGTAGATAGCCTGCCTTCAGGTAGCTGACCAGCCTAAGACCTTGACCGAAGGGGTTGCCCTCCAGGTTTTGGGTCTACGTTGTTGGCAAGTGTTAAAGTTCCTACCTTGGGGTACTTTGCCCGCTCCAAGCTCTAGAACCGAGTCGTTAAACAGTTAGACCAGGGGTCAGACAGTGCGGTTCGGAAAGTACCGACCAACAACGTTGGCCAGGCAAACCTTACCTTGTGCAGAATCGGCGATTCCGGCTTTAACTGGAAAGCACAACAACTGCACCTCTTGTTGTCCAGCTCTTTTTGGGACGGCAGGCTATACCGCAGCGTCGCGGTTCCTCTGGGGTCACCAGAGGCGCAGCTTCCCCGCTCCCAAACTTATCTAGTTGAGACGATAATACCGTGCTCCTCACCAGACCACAGTAGTCACAAGGAACTTAAGGAACTTAAGAAACTTAGGGTTGCCTGTGACATTGGACAATTTAAGTAAGAACAAAGACTATGAATGGAACTTGGGAAGGTATCTTCCAAATTGTAGGAGTGGGTGTGCAGCCATCGGCACACCTGGTTTTAGC encodes:
- a CDS encoding SRPBCC family protein; its protein translation is MQNAQIFEQSIKINASATIVERCITDQSLMHRWLNPILRCESVGQWSTDVGSRSRFIINIPWLQPTLKSVVIDRKPGLVVWQFQGFFKGRDRWECQPAEQGTRLVNRFEFEIPNPIVSWGFNSFAAQWTQNDMKAQLRRLKLVAEEIYRRECSH
- a CDS encoding aldo/keto reductase, which produces MTPKTTRRKFIVTSVAAAGGIVGSAAWHQQQSQLSAKAAIQLPTAATMPERVLGKTGVKVPIFGLGGAGQTPLSKMNREADAVAQIEAALQFGIRYFDTAASYGPSENYMGKVLPPYRSNLFLATKTAQRDRDGAWRELERSLKRLQTDSIDLWQLHHVSFHETLDQIFSPNGAIKAFEEAKEQGIVNYLGITGHHEPDVIAEGLRRYPFDTTLISLNAADVHHPRPFAKTVLPVARDKNVGVIAMKVPAYGKLFKNGVLDGMEQAMGYVLSLEGVHSCIIAAESVKQLESNFKVAQAFQSLSSAQMTAIEARTASAWQDNTFFRKWT
- a CDS encoding SirB1 family protein, with translation MDFNSGRQGFYTETNQPDDQIHLAKAALYIAQEEYPDLAIDDYLNALDVMASEVEERLPEQRYPLRVIKTLNQYLYDDLGYSGNRSDYYDPRNSFLNQVIDRRTGIPISLSVVYLEVARRLDFPMVGIGMPGHFLIRPQFEQVGIFVDAFDGGEILFQQDCEERLTQIYGHPVTLQPRFLAPVSNRQLLARMLMNLKLIYLNRHDLPRALAAVERMLLLFPNTPVELRDRGLIYSELGYLSQACQDLEHYLAILPQAEDADIIRRLLEQIANR